The following are from one region of the Nymphaea colorata isolate Beijing-Zhang1983 chromosome 7, ASM883128v2, whole genome shotgun sequence genome:
- the LOC116258053 gene encoding uncharacterized protein LOC116258053, which translates to MADDFKARVDRVFGSLLQTIPSVISSSPWTLSDDAVERREWKRDAPAEERDETPSSSCFEGLRKVRCKKFRGFEDDLSDDGDDLDEDGDDEKEEGGEDEGEDGQVRSAIGLDSTLDQEAEEDEYDKVAVGREGAGERVYMNEVNEYGPRVNYHNVLPDSLEEGRSAGGDPRANHIAARARLREDDQDVVASLNSHPYHDMTSPEKQTAEAANVKSILKRKDDGSDPKPRKRVRFDAGCNTKKEFEPHGSGTDDSGIFTTPNEVADDAELQGSRRVPDYVRNPSKYVCYTLDWSTEDDDASNLRAFQEFSETVKQTASSREESGSTMTALPKSVTFTPRKKPQNSASMVKDETKGDQNGPGPQAPRPVGMAASDAREGEACPMEEDELETSSAEKLGGIHKVGRHYRSRASSDDSVS; encoded by the exons ATGGCTGACGATTTCAAGGCGAGGGTGGACAGGGTCTTCGGCTCGCTGTTGCAGACTATCCCCTCCGTTATCTCGTCCTCGCCATGGACGCTCAGCGACGACGCCGTAGAGAGGAGGGAGTGGAAGCGGGATGCGCCCGCGGAGGAGAGGGACGAGACGCCGTCCTCCTCTTGCTTCGAAGGGCTCCGAAAGGTAAGATGCAAGAAATTCAGGGGTTTCGAGGACGACTTGTCGGATGATGGCGACGATTTGGACGAAGATGGTGACGATGAAAAGGAGGAGGGGGGTGAGGACGAGGGCGAAGACGGGCAGGTGCGGTCCGCAATCGGATTGGACTCGACTCTCGATCAGGAG GCTGAAGAAGATGAATATGACAAGGTGGCTGTGGGTAGGGAAGGTGCAGGCGAACGTGTCTACATGAATGAGGTTAATGAGTATGGTCCTCGTGTAAACTATCATAACGTACTTCCTGATTCATTAGAAGAAGGCAGGAGTGCTGGAGGAGATCCTCGTGCGAATCATATTGCAGCAAGGGCCAGACTGAGAGAAGATGACCAAGATGTAGTTGCCAGTCTCAATTCTCATCCTTATCATGATATGACTAGTCCTGAGAAGCAAACAGCTGAAGCGGCAAACGTTAAATCTATATTGAAAAGGAAAGACGACGGCTCAGACCCCAAGCCCAGAAAACGCGTCAGATTTGATGCAGGATGCAATACAAAGAAGGAATTCGAACCACATGGCTCTGGTACTGATGACTCGGGAATATTCACAACTCCGAATGAAGTTGCCGATGATGCGGAGCTTCAAGGCTCTCGGCGGGTCCCTGACTATGTAAGAAATCCTTCAAAGTACGTTTGTTACACACTGGATTGGTCAACTGAAGATGATGATGCCTCTAATCTCCGCGCTTTTCAAGAATTTTCTGAGACGGTGAAGCAGACAGCCAGTTCACGAGAAGAGTCGGGAAGCACAATGACAGCGCTTCCAAAGTCTGTAACTTTTACCCCGAGGAAGAAGCCCCAAAATTCTGCCTCAATGGTCAAGGATGAAACAAAGGGCGATCAGAATGGTCCTGGTCCACAGGCCCCTCGGCCTGTTGGTATGGCGGCATCTGACGCCAGAGAAGGTGAAGCATGTCCAATGGAGGAGGACGAACTTGAAACTTCCTCTGCTGAGAAGCTTGGAGGCATTCACAAGGTGGGGCGCCATTATCGGTCGAGAGCTTCTTCTGATGATTCTGTCTCATGA